Proteins encoded by one window of Actinocorallia herbida:
- a CDS encoding peptidoglycan-binding protein, with protein sequence MTLLSEDPKAGETERPTVPSSPRPRRRVRVLVLSAGGLVAVGAVAWAAIGFDAGADPGPEAPSGPPATAKIEQRTLTETETVSGALGYGDVHTASVAAGQAGVTGTITWIPAEGDIVKRGGTVYGVDGRKVPLLFGTTPVYRTLSSGVEGKDVKMLERNLAALGYAGFTVDAEFTSATSDAVSHWQEDLGLDETGVLAKGDAVVAPGAVRVAQVHLGVGDAATGPVVGWTDTARLVTVDLEPRFEDLVSRGTKATVELPNGDRVDATVTSVGTTATAAAPGGAGAAAPAAEDATVAVELAVGDQKGLGRYQASPVDVTFTSAEHKDVLAVPVTALVALREGGYAVEAVGEDGTTGYVWVETGAFANGLVEIRGEGLAAGMTVGVPK encoded by the coding sequence ATGACCCTCCTGAGCGAGGACCCGAAAGCCGGGGAGACGGAGCGACCCACGGTGCCGTCGAGCCCCCGACCGCGTCGAAGGGTTCGCGTCCTCGTCCTCTCCGCCGGGGGCCTCGTCGCGGTGGGCGCGGTGGCCTGGGCGGCGATCGGCTTCGACGCGGGTGCCGACCCGGGTCCGGAGGCCCCGTCCGGGCCTCCCGCGACCGCGAAGATCGAACAGCGCACCCTGACCGAGACCGAGACGGTCTCCGGCGCGCTCGGCTACGGGGACGTCCACACCGCCTCCGTCGCCGCGGGCCAGGCCGGCGTCACCGGGACGATCACGTGGATCCCCGCGGAGGGCGACATCGTGAAGCGCGGCGGGACCGTCTACGGCGTGGACGGTCGCAAGGTACCGCTCCTGTTCGGGACCACGCCCGTCTACCGGACGCTCTCCTCCGGCGTCGAGGGCAAGGACGTGAAGATGCTGGAGCGCAATCTCGCGGCGCTCGGCTACGCCGGGTTCACCGTCGACGCGGAGTTCACCTCCGCCACGTCCGACGCCGTCTCCCACTGGCAGGAGGACCTCGGCCTTGACGAGACCGGCGTCCTCGCCAAGGGCGACGCGGTCGTGGCCCCGGGCGCCGTCCGCGTCGCCCAGGTCCACCTCGGCGTCGGCGACGCCGCGACCGGCCCCGTGGTCGGCTGGACGGACACCGCCCGCCTCGTCACGGTCGACCTCGAACCGCGGTTCGAGGATCTGGTCTCCCGGGGCACGAAGGCCACCGTCGAGCTGCCGAACGGGGACCGGGTCGACGCCACCGTCACGTCGGTCGGCACCACCGCGACCGCGGCCGCCCCGGGTGGCGCGGGCGCCGCCGCGCCCGCCGCCGAGGACGCCACGGTCGCGGTCGAGCTGGCGGTCGGGGACCAGAAGGGGCTGGGCCGATACCAGGCCTCGCCGGTCGACGTGACGTTCACCTCCGCGGAGCACAAGGACGTCCTGGCCGTCCCGGTCACCGCGCTCGTCGCGCTCCGCGAGGGCGGCTACGCGGTCGAGGCGGTCGGCGAGGACGGCACGACGGGCTATGTGTGGGTCGAGACCGGGGCGTTCGCGAACGGCCTGGTCGAGATCCGCGGTGAAGGTCTCGCCGCCGGCATGACCGTGGGGGTGCCGAAGTGA
- a CDS encoding PhnD/SsuA/transferrin family substrate-binding protein, whose amino-acid sequence MIGSRLLLAAAAATALLASACTGAEPPGGGADDGDLSSTKLAVSVGATTNAFLKTANEFDTPYTVEEVNASTPKDLASALASGRADLLLLGDVITSTLAGQDLPFTIVYAQQRAKGFCGVLVPKGSTAKTVADLRGKTVGNGVSTAGEIIAIRSFQRAGLDYLKDVEKVDLATIPEQQAAFVSGKVDALATCTPPGGSLVAEGKARWLVTGEDGLWNAQNYWVLSDKAREDPKKVEAALDYITRFKKSLTYTNAHTDELLAQLSKATQVPAEQLRLSFADPIQPVPLDASVTQGLQDTYDALATTGRVKSGVAVADHFDAQYNDRIGE is encoded by the coding sequence ATGATCGGATCCCGGCTCCTCCTCGCGGCCGCGGCGGCCACCGCGCTGCTGGCCAGTGCCTGCACCGGCGCCGAGCCCCCGGGCGGCGGCGCCGACGACGGCGACCTCTCCTCCACGAAGCTCGCGGTCTCCGTCGGCGCGACGACCAACGCGTTCCTGAAGACGGCGAACGAGTTCGACACCCCCTACACCGTCGAGGAGGTCAACGCCTCGACGCCGAAGGACCTCGCCTCCGCGCTGGCCTCGGGCCGGGCCGACCTGCTCCTGCTCGGCGACGTGATCACCTCGACCCTCGCCGGCCAGGACCTTCCGTTCACGATCGTGTACGCGCAGCAGCGGGCGAAGGGCTTCTGCGGCGTCCTCGTGCCGAAGGGCTCGACCGCGAAGACCGTCGCCGACCTGCGGGGCAAGACCGTCGGCAACGGGGTGTCCACCGCGGGCGAGATCATCGCGATCCGCTCCTTCCAGCGGGCCGGGCTCGACTACCTGAAGGACGTCGAGAAGGTCGACCTCGCGACCATCCCCGAGCAGCAGGCCGCGTTCGTCAGCGGCAAGGTCGACGCGCTGGCCACCTGCACCCCGCCCGGCGGCTCGCTGGTGGCGGAGGGCAAGGCCCGCTGGCTGGTCACCGGCGAGGACGGCCTGTGGAACGCCCAGAACTACTGGGTCCTGTCCGACAAGGCGCGCGAGGACCCGAAGAAGGTCGAGGCCGCGCTCGACTACATCACCAGGTTCAAGAAGTCCCTGACGTACACCAACGCGCACACCGACGAGCTCCTGGCGCAGCTGTCGAAGGCCACCCAGGTCCCCGCCGAGCAGCTCAGGCTGTCGTTCGCCGACCCGATCCAGCCCGTCCCGCTCGACGCCTCGGTGACCCAGGGGCTCCAGGACACCTATGACGCCCTGGCGACCACCGGCCGGGTCAAGTCCGGCGTCGCCGTGGCCGACCACTTCGACGCCCAGTACAACGACCGGATCGGCGAGTGA
- a CDS encoding ABC transporter ATP-binding protein has protein sequence MPASTDGVVLRDVHRSFGERSVIDGLDLDVRPGEFVCLLGPSGCGKTTLLRILAGIDETDSGVVSAPSPTAVVFQEPRLLPWRRVLDNVLFGGGAGADARPRALAALTEVELDGHADAWPATLSGGQAQRVALGRALVREPRLLLLDEPFAALDALTRLRMQDLVQRLAARHRPATVLVTHDVEEAVLLGDRVLVMSAGRIEHDVDTRHIGRDPSSAPELDRLRRLLLAELGAAPTTDFRSGETKEAS, from the coding sequence ATGCCGGCCTCCACCGACGGCGTCGTCCTCAGGGACGTGCACCGGTCCTTCGGCGAACGCAGCGTGATCGACGGCCTCGACCTCGACGTGCGCCCCGGGGAGTTCGTCTGCCTGCTCGGCCCCAGCGGGTGCGGCAAGACCACCCTGCTGCGGATCCTGGCGGGCATCGACGAGACGGACTCCGGGGTGGTCAGCGCGCCGAGCCCGACCGCCGTGGTCTTCCAGGAGCCCCGGCTGCTGCCGTGGCGCCGGGTCCTCGACAACGTGCTGTTCGGCGGCGGCGCGGGCGCGGACGCCCGGCCCCGGGCGCTCGCCGCGCTGACCGAGGTCGAACTCGACGGGCACGCCGACGCGTGGCCCGCCACGCTGTCCGGCGGCCAGGCCCAGCGGGTCGCGCTGGGGCGGGCCCTGGTCCGCGAGCCCCGCCTGCTCCTCCTGGACGAACCCTTCGCCGCGCTCGACGCGCTGACCCGGCTGCGGATGCAGGACCTGGTCCAGCGGCTCGCCGCGCGGCACCGCCCCGCCACCGTGCTGGTGACCCACGACGTCGAGGAAGCCGTGCTCCTGGGTGACCGCGTCCTGGTGATGTCCGCGGGGCGCATCGAGCACGACGTCGACACCCGGCACATCGGGCGCGACCCGTCCTCGGCGCCCGAGCTCGACCGGCTGCGGCGCCTGCTGCTCGCGGAGCTCGGCGCCGCGCCCACCACCGATTTCCGCTCCGGCGAAACAAAGGAAGCATCATGA
- a CDS encoding FAD-dependent oxidoreductase, translating to MSATPARLVVIGAGLAGLATALSASRAGHDVVVVERDAMPALRDGDEAFTHWARPSVPQWRLVHNLSARVRELLLAEAPDVLDLLRADGIEEVNPIEALLPPELRRPEDAALTGLVCRRPAFELALRRALEHDGKVRLLVGKVHALGLTPGATPVVNGVLLADGTRLDADLVVDAAGRRTPVPQWLREAGADLRTDSEPCELIYYSRYFRAAPDRRPDYLGMPRGDLGHLHYWTFVGDHRTYGAVFGVPTWDHELRELRHGASWDALAAEIPALAAWTGRFDGTPLHEPQVMANNHNTRHHYVVGDRPLVRGLVAVGDALSTTNPMRAWGIAMALTHAFAVAPALASDDGVELAHHRAVEAQNRLIHEISAVTDRLRRYRWRGLPVPPADAAAAEEESLLSHGVLPFLGEQPEFLRAVLRSMALIDPPDALFHDPAVVERAREARARGVAAASPGPDRARTLELVATALRETA from the coding sequence ATGTCAGCCACACCCGCCCGCCTCGTGGTCATCGGAGCCGGTCTCGCGGGCCTCGCCACCGCGCTGTCCGCGTCGCGGGCCGGACACGACGTCGTGGTCGTCGAACGCGACGCGATGCCCGCGCTCCGCGACGGCGACGAGGCCTTCACGCACTGGGCGCGCCCGTCGGTGCCGCAGTGGCGGCTCGTCCACAACCTGTCCGCCCGGGTGCGCGAGCTGCTGCTGGCGGAGGCGCCCGACGTCCTCGACCTGCTCCGGGCCGACGGCATCGAGGAGGTCAACCCGATCGAGGCCCTGCTGCCGCCGGAGCTGCGCCGTCCCGAGGACGCCGCGCTGACCGGGCTGGTGTGCCGCCGTCCCGCGTTCGAACTCGCGCTCCGCCGCGCGCTCGAGCACGACGGGAAGGTGCGCCTCCTGGTCGGCAAGGTGCACGCGCTGGGCCTCACGCCGGGCGCGACGCCCGTCGTCAACGGAGTGCTCCTCGCCGACGGGACCCGCCTCGACGCCGATCTGGTCGTCGACGCCGCAGGCCGCCGCACTCCGGTGCCGCAGTGGCTCCGCGAGGCGGGGGCCGACCTCCGGACCGACTCGGAGCCGTGCGAGCTCATCTACTACTCGCGCTACTTCCGGGCCGCGCCGGACCGGCGGCCGGACTACCTGGGCATGCCGCGCGGCGACCTGGGCCACCTGCACTACTGGACCTTCGTCGGCGACCACCGGACCTACGGCGCCGTGTTCGGCGTCCCGACCTGGGACCACGAACTGCGCGAGCTCCGCCACGGCGCCTCCTGGGACGCGCTGGCCGCCGAGATCCCGGCGTTGGCCGCCTGGACCGGCAGGTTCGACGGCACCCCTCTGCACGAACCGCAGGTGATGGCCAACAACCACAACACGCGGCACCACTACGTGGTGGGCGACCGGCCGCTCGTCCGCGGGCTCGTCGCGGTCGGCGACGCCTTGAGCACCACCAACCCGATGCGCGCCTGGGGCATCGCGATGGCCCTGACGCACGCGTTCGCGGTGGCGCCCGCCCTCGCCTCGGACGACGGCGTGGAACTCGCCCACCACCGGGCCGTCGAGGCGCAGAACCGGCTCATCCACGAGATCTCCGCGGTCACCGACCGGCTCCGCCGCTACCGGTGGCGCGGCCTGCCCGTCCCGCCCGCCGACGCGGCGGCGGCCGAGGAGGAGAGCCTGCTCAGTCACGGGGTGCTGCCGTTCCTCGGCGAGCAGCCGGAGTTCCTGCGCGCGGTGCTGCGCAGCATGGCGCTCATCGACCCACCGGACGCCCTGTTCCACGACCCCGCCGTCGTCGAGCGCGCGCGGGAGGCCCGTGCCCGAGGGGTCGCCGCGGCCTCGCCCGGACCCGACCGCGCCCGCACCCTCGAACTCGTCGCGACCGCCCTGCGGGAGACCGCGTGA
- a CDS encoding ABC transporter permease — translation MTGLAATKARPSSRQAQSGGPPGDAAALVRRAIVPVFLIAAWQTAAASGVIDVRLFSSPVRTASRLVELTVDGTLPGNLLISVCRAALGLGLGVATALLLGVAAGLWTLGEELIDSTVQMVRTVPVFALTSVFVVWFGFGELPKILLIAMACFFPVYLNVYAGVRGVDRGLIEMAGAMGKTQWQVIRHVLLPGAMPQTLVGLRFSFSISVLALVIAETLNATSGLGYLLMTAQQYVDTDTIFACVIVYCLLGIAVDVLVRSLERRFLVWRASFGGR, via the coding sequence GTGACCGGGCTCGCCGCCACGAAGGCACGGCCGAGTTCGCGTCAGGCCCAGTCGGGCGGGCCGCCCGGCGACGCGGCCGCGCTGGTGCGCCGGGCGATCGTGCCCGTGTTCCTGATCGCCGCCTGGCAGACCGCCGCGGCCTCCGGCGTCATCGACGTCAGGCTGTTCTCCTCGCCGGTGCGGACCGCGTCCCGGCTGGTGGAGCTGACCGTCGACGGGACCCTGCCGGGCAACCTGCTGATCTCGGTGTGCCGCGCGGCGCTCGGCCTCGGGCTCGGGGTCGCCACGGCCCTCCTGCTCGGGGTCGCCGCGGGCCTGTGGACCCTGGGCGAGGAGCTGATCGACTCGACCGTGCAGATGGTGCGCACGGTGCCGGTGTTCGCGCTGACCTCGGTGTTCGTCGTGTGGTTCGGGTTCGGCGAGCTGCCGAAGATCCTGCTGATCGCGATGGCGTGCTTCTTCCCGGTCTACCTCAACGTCTACGCGGGCGTCCGGGGCGTCGACCGCGGGCTGATCGAGATGGCCGGCGCGATGGGCAAGACGCAATGGCAGGTCATCCGCCACGTGCTGCTGCCCGGGGCGATGCCCCAGACGCTGGTGGGCCTGCGCTTCTCCTTCTCGATCTCCGTGTTGGCCCTCGTCATCGCCGAGACCCTGAACGCGACGAGCGGTCTGGGCTACCTGCTGATGACGGCCCAGCAGTACGTCGACACCGACACGATCTTCGCCTGCGTCATCGTGTACTGCCTGCTCGGCATCGCGGTCGACGTCCTGGTCCGGTCGCTGGAGCGCCGCTTCCTGGTGTGGCGCGCGTCCTTCGGGGGTCGCTGA
- a CDS encoding MarR family winged helix-turn-helix transcriptional regulator: MDSAQLADLLMQAAHRIRRGEKQAMAPLGLTPAQARALRVILNAPEPPRMAALADALRIVPRSVTSVIDALEREDLVTRAPDPGNRRAILLHPTAKARGVGARMREARRITAESLFAALSETQRAELGTLLTALTADR, from the coding sequence ATGGACTCAGCCCAGTTGGCCGACCTCCTGATGCAGGCGGCGCACCGCATCAGGCGCGGGGAGAAGCAGGCGATGGCCCCGCTCGGGCTCACCCCCGCCCAGGCCAGGGCGCTGCGCGTCATCCTCAACGCACCCGAGCCGCCCCGGATGGCGGCCCTCGCCGACGCCCTGCGGATCGTCCCCCGCTCGGTCACCAGCGTCATCGACGCCCTGGAGCGGGAGGACCTCGTCACCCGGGCCCCCGATCCGGGCAACCGCCGCGCCATCCTCCTGCACCCCACCGCGAAGGCCCGGGGCGTGGGCGCCCGGATGCGCGAGGCCCGCCGCATCACCGCCGAGTCCCTCTTCGCCGCCCTCTCCGAGACCCAGCGCGCCGAACTCGGCACCCTGCTCACCGCCCTGACCGCCGACCGCTGA
- a CDS encoding nuclear transport factor 2 family protein, whose protein sequence is MSGDLETRLRELVDEHDIREVVLRYARAQERHDRELLSTVFHPDGIYEHYEMEPYRINGDLAGFLDFVVQAWAAAPITSKGLMVPSTYVELEGDIAFADSSALSLNPVNQNGVRHDYLRSLRFLDRFERRDGRWRIAHRLVVSGGYERWEPAAPSPFTGIASPDLASGYHPDDLWYTLRDRLRPGSVAERTIQEKPVYLQEEAR, encoded by the coding sequence ATGTCCGGCGACCTTGAGACCCGCCTGCGCGAGCTCGTCGACGAGCACGACATCCGCGAGGTGGTGCTGCGCTACGCGCGCGCCCAGGAACGGCATGACCGCGAGCTGCTCTCGACGGTCTTCCATCCCGACGGGATCTACGAGCACTACGAGATGGAGCCGTACCGCATCAACGGCGACCTCGCGGGATTCCTCGACTTCGTCGTCCAGGCGTGGGCCGCGGCGCCCATCACGTCGAAGGGCCTGATGGTGCCCTCCACCTACGTCGAGCTCGAAGGCGACATCGCCTTCGCGGACTCGTCCGCTCTGAGCCTCAACCCGGTGAACCAGAACGGCGTGCGCCACGACTACCTGCGCTCGCTCCGCTTCCTCGACCGCTTCGAGCGCCGTGACGGTCGGTGGCGCATAGCCCACCGCCTGGTCGTCAGCGGTGGCTACGAACGCTGGGAGCCCGCCGCGCCCTCCCCCTTCACGGGCATCGCCAGCCCCGATCTCGCCAGCGGATACCACCCCGACGACCTCTGGTACACCCTCCGCGACCGGCTGCGCCCCGGCTCCGTCGCCGAACGGACCATCCAGGAGAAGCCGGTCTATCTCCAGGAGGAGGCCCGGTAG
- a CDS encoding ABC transporter ATP-binding protein, translated as MTFRKPHTVQKPAQETSRGTDIPRILRLFTPYRGPLLVITLFVVLSSLVSVASAFLLREILDTALPQGRVGLLSLLALGMIAVAVVTNVFTVLQTYLSTRVGQRIMHDLRTSVYAHMQRMSLAFFTRTRTGEVQSRIANDIGGMQSTVTSTANQLVSNLTTVTATLVAMIALDWRLTLVSLVMLPLFVLISKQVGGQRKKITTERQKHLARMSSTVEESLSVSGILLGRTMGRSTSLTEAFAAQSEKLADLEIRADTSGRWRISNIQLVMSTIPAILYWVAGFASAHGSPLVSIGTLVAFTSLQGNLFRPLMMLLSTGVDLQTSTALFRRIFEYLDLRPDVVEPADPVALPEVRGEVRLDHVGFAYTPDRKALDDVTVTVPAGGSLAVVGHTGSGKTTLGYLIPRLYDATSGTVTIDGVDVRDLSAETLAAAVGVVSQETYLFHASIADNLRFAKPDATDAELERAARAARIHDHIMSLPDGYATLVGERGYRFSGGEKQRLAIARTLLRDPPVLVLDEATSALDNTTERELQHALDALSRGRTTITIAHRLSTIRDADQIIVLGHGRVIDQGTHADLVTAGGPYAALAGRSPDLAPAP; from the coding sequence ATGACCTTCCGGAAACCCCACACCGTCCAGAAACCCGCTCAGGAGACCTCCCGGGGCACCGACATCCCTCGGATCCTGCGCCTGTTCACGCCCTACCGCGGCCCACTGCTGGTCATCACCCTTTTCGTGGTGCTGTCCTCACTGGTGTCCGTGGCCTCGGCCTTCCTGCTGCGCGAGATCCTCGACACCGCGCTCCCTCAGGGCCGGGTCGGGCTGCTGAGCCTGCTCGCGCTCGGCATGATCGCCGTCGCGGTGGTCACCAACGTGTTCACGGTCCTGCAGACCTATCTCTCGACCCGCGTCGGCCAGCGGATCATGCACGACCTGCGCACGTCCGTCTACGCGCACATGCAGCGCATGTCGCTGGCGTTCTTCACCCGGACGCGCACCGGCGAGGTCCAGTCGCGCATCGCCAACGACATCGGCGGCATGCAGTCGACGGTCACCTCGACCGCCAACCAGCTCGTCTCCAACCTGACGACGGTCACCGCGACCCTCGTCGCCATGATCGCCCTCGACTGGCGGCTCACCCTGGTGTCCCTGGTGATGCTGCCGCTGTTCGTGCTGATCAGCAAGCAGGTCGGCGGGCAGCGCAAGAAGATCACCACCGAACGCCAGAAGCACCTCGCCCGGATGTCCTCGACGGTCGAGGAGTCCCTGTCGGTCAGCGGCATCCTGCTCGGCCGCACCATGGGCCGCTCGACCTCGCTGACCGAGGCGTTCGCCGCCCAGTCCGAGAAGCTCGCCGACCTGGAGATCCGCGCGGACACGTCGGGCCGCTGGCGCATCTCCAACATCCAGCTGGTCATGTCGACCATCCCGGCGATCCTCTACTGGGTGGCCGGCTTCGCGTCCGCGCACGGCAGCCCGCTGGTGTCGATCGGCACGCTCGTCGCGTTCACCAGCCTTCAGGGCAACCTCTTCCGGCCGCTGATGATGCTGCTGTCCACGGGCGTGGACCTGCAGACCTCGACCGCCCTGTTCCGCCGCATCTTCGAATACCTCGACCTGCGGCCCGACGTCGTCGAGCCCGCCGACCCCGTCGCGCTGCCCGAGGTGCGCGGCGAGGTGCGCCTGGACCACGTCGGCTTCGCCTACACCCCCGACCGCAAGGCCCTGGACGACGTGACCGTCACCGTCCCCGCGGGCGGCAGCCTCGCCGTCGTCGGGCACACCGGCTCCGGCAAGACCACCCTCGGCTACCTGATCCCCCGGCTCTACGACGCCACCTCGGGGACCGTGACGATCGACGGCGTCGACGTCCGCGACCTGTCCGCCGAGACCCTCGCCGCCGCCGTCGGGGTCGTCTCCCAGGAGACCTACCTCTTCCACGCCTCCATCGCCGACAACCTCCGCTTCGCCAAGCCCGACGCCACCGACGCCGAGCTGGAGCGCGCGGCCCGCGCCGCCCGCATCCACGACCACATCATGTCCCTCCCCGACGGCTACGCCACCCTCGTCGGCGAGCGCGGCTACCGCTTCTCCGGCGGCGAGAAGCAGCGCCTGGCCATCGCCCGCACCCTCCTGCGCGACCCGCCCGTGCTCGTCCTCGACGAGGCGACCAGCGCCCTCGACAACACCACGGAACGCGAGCTCCAGCACGCGCTCGACGCCCTCTCCCGGGGCCGCACCACCATCACCATCGCGCACCGCCTCTCCACCATCCGCGACGCCGACCAGATCATCGTCCTCGGCCACGGCCGGGTCATCGACCAGGGCACCCACGCCGACCTCGTCACCGCGGGCGGCCCCTACGCCGCCCTGGCCGGCCGCTCCCCCGACCTGGCCCCCGCCCCCTGA
- a CDS encoding ABC transporter permease, with translation MTAVVRDRPRPRPARLAPADVFGLGVSGLRSRPLRVVLSALGIAIGIAAMVCVVGISTSSREELNRRLATLGTNLLTVETGQSFGGDARLPAESVAMIGAIGPVESVSAIGETDAKVYRNDRIGAEHTGGIGVYAARTDLPATVGAEVVAGRWLDEASAGYPVTVLGPEAAAVLGVHSVGVDVQVWLGGRWFTVAGILAPNELAPELDTAALVGWPEAAAQLGFDGRPTTIYTRAEKEAVADVQAVLGATANPEEPSAVTVSRPSDALAAGRAADETLGALLLALGAVSLLVGGVGVANTMVISVLERRAEIGLRRSLGATRPQIRVQFLVESQLLSLLGGVAGVLIGVVVTFGYATAQGWPGVVPAWAVLAAVASTLGIGAIAGLYPAIRASRLPPTEALSSA, from the coding sequence ATGACCGCGGTCGTGCGCGACCGGCCCAGGCCCCGTCCGGCGCGGCTCGCCCCCGCCGACGTGTTCGGGCTCGGCGTCTCCGGGCTGCGGTCCCGGCCGCTGCGGGTCGTCCTGTCGGCACTGGGCATCGCCATCGGCATCGCCGCGATGGTCTGCGTGGTGGGCATCTCGACGTCGAGCCGGGAGGAGCTCAACCGGCGGCTGGCGACGCTCGGCACCAACCTGCTGACCGTCGAGACCGGCCAGTCGTTCGGCGGCGACGCGCGGCTGCCCGCCGAGTCGGTGGCGATGATCGGCGCGATCGGGCCCGTGGAGTCGGTCTCCGCGATCGGCGAGACGGACGCCAAGGTCTACCGCAACGACAGGATCGGGGCCGAGCACACCGGAGGGATCGGGGTCTACGCGGCGCGCACCGACCTGCCGGCGACGGTCGGCGCCGAGGTGGTGGCCGGTCGCTGGCTCGACGAGGCGTCCGCCGGATACCCGGTGACGGTCCTCGGCCCGGAGGCGGCCGCCGTGCTCGGCGTGCACTCCGTCGGCGTCGACGTCCAGGTCTGGCTCGGCGGCCGCTGGTTCACCGTCGCCGGCATCCTCGCGCCCAACGAGCTCGCCCCCGAGCTGGACACCGCGGCCCTGGTCGGCTGGCCAGAGGCCGCCGCGCAGCTCGGCTTCGACGGCCGCCCCACGACGATCTACACCCGGGCGGAGAAGGAGGCGGTGGCCGACGTCCAGGCGGTCCTCGGCGCCACCGCGAACCCCGAGGAGCCGAGCGCGGTCACGGTCTCCCGCCCGTCGGACGCGCTGGCCGCGGGCCGGGCGGCGGACGAGACGCTCGGGGCGCTGCTGCTCGCGCTGGGCGCGGTGTCCCTGCTGGTCGGCGGCGTCGGCGTGGCCAACACCATGGTCATCTCCGTCCTGGAACGCCGGGCGGAGATCGGCCTGCGGCGCTCCCTGGGCGCGACGCGGCCCCAGATCCGCGTCCAGTTCCTCGTCGAATCCCAGCTCCTGTCCCTGCTGGGAGGCGTCGCCGGCGTCCTGATCGGGGTGGTGGTCACCTTCGGATACGCCACGGCCCAGGGGTGGCCCGGCGTCGTCCCCGCCTGGGCCGTGCTCGCCGCGGTCGCCTCGACCCTCGGCATCGGCGCCATCGCCGGTCTCTACCCCGCCATCCGCGCCTCCCGCCTTCCCCCGACGGAGGCCCTCTCCTCGGCCTGA
- a CDS encoding ABC transporter ATP-binding protein, which produces MISPPPVVELAGVSKRYGDLFALRDADLTIARGELLAVVGPSGSGKSTLLNIIGTLSRPTSGSVRIDGWDVADLGDRELSALRGGTIGFVFQQFHLAAGIPALDNVADGLLYRGVARAERLRLAERALRRVGLGGRLGHRPHELSGGEKQRVAIARAVLGDPPLLLADEPTGALDSRSGRIVMDVLHDLNAAGTTIVIITHDTDIAASLPRAVRMRDGRIAEDTPAAVR; this is translated from the coding sequence GTGATCAGCCCCCCTCCGGTCGTGGAGCTCGCCGGGGTCTCCAAGAGGTACGGCGACCTGTTCGCGCTGCGCGACGCCGATCTGACGATCGCGCGAGGCGAGCTGCTCGCGGTCGTCGGGCCCTCGGGCTCGGGCAAGTCGACCCTGCTCAACATCATCGGCACGCTGAGCCGCCCCACGTCCGGGTCGGTGCGGATCGACGGCTGGGACGTGGCCGACCTCGGCGACCGCGAGCTGTCGGCGCTGCGCGGCGGCACGATCGGGTTCGTCTTCCAGCAGTTCCACCTCGCGGCCGGGATCCCGGCGCTCGACAATGTCGCCGACGGCCTGCTCTACCGTGGCGTGGCCCGCGCCGAACGGCTGCGGCTCGCCGAACGGGCGCTGCGCAGGGTCGGGCTCGGCGGCAGGCTCGGCCACCGGCCGCACGAGCTGTCCGGCGGGGAGAAGCAGCGGGTGGCGATCGCCCGCGCCGTCCTCGGCGATCCGCCGCTGCTGCTCGCCGACGAGCCGACCGGCGCGCTCGACTCGCGTTCCGGCCGGATCGTCATGGACGTGCTGCACGACCTGAACGCCGCGGGCACCACCATCGTCATCATCACCCACGACACCGACATCGCCGCGTCGCTGCCCCGCGCCGTCCGGATGAGGGACGGCCGGATCGCTGAGGACACCCCGGCGGCCGTCAGATGA